From one Trichocoleus desertorum ATA4-8-CV12 genomic stretch:
- a CDS encoding FAD-dependent monooxygenase, with amino-acid sequence MTQVVIVGAGPAGAALALLLGQRGISVKLVEAAPTFRRTFRGEGLMPSGLDALEQMGLSAVLDRLPHRALDAWEFWLNQRLLFRVAEPIESGGKPCTLVSQTALLEAMIEQAKTYPSFELVQGTPVQDLLWQEQRVAGIKLSDGRELAADLVIGTDGRNSIVRQRSRLTLEQQSQSFDILWFKLADHPRFESENVFYSILQDRDALGLFRSSEGELQLGWALRSSESKDWQQVNWAERLAATSPDWLAEHFRQNAATLEGPILLSVVVGRCPQWSVPGLLLLGDAAHPMSPIRAQGINMALRDVIVTANHLVPLLQAEAEPMAIAAVLPQIQGDREPEIIRVQQLQRQEAAQADLLEHSAFLRWGASQFAPLVRPLVRYSWVQRQHQLRQGVAPIQLIV; translated from the coding sequence ATGACTCAGGTTGTAATTGTTGGGGCTGGTCCGGCGGGGGCGGCACTGGCTCTGCTTCTAGGGCAGCGGGGTATCTCCGTGAAGCTCGTAGAAGCTGCTCCCACGTTTCGGCGCACCTTTCGGGGGGAGGGTTTGATGCCGAGCGGTCTGGATGCCCTAGAGCAAATGGGCTTATCTGCTGTGCTCGATCGCCTTCCTCATCGCGCCTTGGATGCCTGGGAATTTTGGCTCAACCAGCGACTTCTGTTTCGGGTGGCGGAACCGATCGAATCAGGGGGTAAACCTTGTACCCTAGTGTCGCAAACGGCTTTGCTAGAAGCAATGATTGAGCAGGCAAAGACTTATCCGAGCTTTGAGTTGGTGCAAGGCACGCCTGTGCAAGACTTGTTGTGGCAGGAACAACGAGTGGCAGGGATTAAGCTGAGCGATGGTCGTGAACTCGCAGCGGATTTGGTGATTGGGACAGACGGTCGCAATTCCATTGTGCGTCAGCGATCGCGCTTGACTCTAGAGCAACAGTCTCAGAGCTTTGACATCCTCTGGTTCAAGCTAGCCGATCATCCCCGCTTTGAATCGGAAAATGTCTTTTACTCGATTTTGCAAGATCGTGATGCCTTAGGTTTGTTTCGTAGTTCCGAGGGCGAGCTTCAACTGGGTTGGGCTTTGCGTTCATCGGAGTCAAAAGATTGGCAGCAGGTAAATTGGGCTGAGCGACTAGCTGCCACTTCCCCAGATTGGCTAGCTGAGCATTTCCGCCAAAACGCCGCGACCCTAGAAGGCCCGATTTTACTATCGGTGGTCGTGGGACGCTGCCCCCAATGGTCTGTACCAGGGCTGTTGCTCCTGGGGGATGCGGCTCATCCCATGTCTCCAATTCGCGCCCAAGGCATCAATATGGCGTTGCGAGATGTGATTGTGACGGCTAATCATCTAGTGCCTCTACTACAGGCAGAAGCAGAACCTATGGCGATCGCGGCTGTATTACCCCAGATTCAAGGCGATCGCGAACCAGAAATTATCCGAGTGCAGCAACTTCAGCGCCAAGAAGCAGCCCAAGCTGACCTTCTAGAGCATAGTGCCTTCCTGCGTTGGGGAGCGAGCCAGTTTGCGCCCTTGGTTCGTCCTCTAGTGCGGTACTCCTGGGTGCAACGTCAACATCAATTACGCCAAGGGGTTGCACCTATTCAGTTGATCGTGTGA
- a CDS encoding GAF domain-containing protein, producing MQRQRLSHRFRQNVLGVPLRVALIVPFVLQISAAVGLTAYFSLRDGQRAINEVAAKLRDELTSRIQQHLIDYLETPQLVTQINADLVQLGELDLQNPQSLERHFSWQMQLFPSLSPIAFGSEQGEIHAVDRLPDGTLVIRAIDQSTNRQYHTYKAGPQGDRQKLIRVNTTFDPRTRPWYQKAVQAGKPTWTQVYPYFSSLGLAVSATRPIYGEGGTLLGVTNATVSLSEIGEFLSRLKVGRSGQTFIMEHSGNLIASSTAELPFVPSQSAIPTERQRLSAIASSNLVTRATAQQIQNHFGSFDNIQHRQQLDFAIAGRRQFAQVMPFTDPYGLDWVIVVVVPEADFMEHIAANRRTTILLCLGALLLTIVVGVLTSHWVTQPILRLCAASEEVAAGKFDQSVPLGGIHEFEVLAQAHNQMTAQLLASFTELAAAKNELELRVEQRTVELQERTSQLQRSLEFEAMLKRVTDKVRDSFDEAQILETVVQELNQALTAECCNAAMYDLEQNIIIIHYEAARPGWPSSQSTALPVETSADVHQALFNGQTVQFCRLVPKFDRPQAAILACPIFDSQGVLGDLWLFRLPNFVFDDLEIRLVQQVTNQCAIAIRQARLYQAVQAQVTTLQNLHQLKDDFLSTVSHELRTPISNMKLAIHMLKLSPSPERQQRYLDILQSECGREASLINDLLDLQRLEADRYPLSVETIDLRDWVTNVIEPFLSRIQERNQKFSVDLPSELLPIQSDSNSLERLLSELLNNACKYTPPHSAIQLRIEQSLNSSHPNQTLTPTTRFEVSNQVEIPATALSHIFEKFYRVPNADPWRQGGTGLGLALVQKLAEQLGGELQVESRAGWTTFWVLFQDLAE from the coding sequence ATGCAACGGCAACGTCTCTCGCATCGGTTCCGTCAAAATGTACTAGGGGTGCCGCTTCGGGTAGCGCTCATTGTGCCCTTTGTCCTGCAAATTTCAGCGGCGGTAGGACTCACCGCCTATTTTTCCTTGAGGGATGGCCAGAGAGCGATTAACGAGGTGGCTGCTAAGTTGAGGGATGAACTTACAAGCCGTATCCAGCAACATCTGATTGATTATTTAGAAACTCCGCAACTCGTAACGCAGATTAATGCAGATTTGGTGCAGTTGGGCGAGTTGGATTTGCAGAACCCCCAGAGTCTAGAGCGCCATTTTAGTTGGCAAATGCAGTTGTTCCCGTCTCTAAGTCCGATCGCCTTTGGTAGCGAGCAAGGCGAGATTCATGCGGTCGATCGCTTGCCAGATGGTACTCTTGTTATTCGAGCTATCGATCAATCCACAAACAGGCAGTACCACACTTATAAGGCAGGCCCGCAGGGCGATCGCCAAAAACTGATTCGAGTTAATACAACTTTTGATCCTCGTACCCGCCCTTGGTACCAGAAAGCGGTGCAAGCAGGTAAACCCACCTGGACACAAGTTTATCCATACTTCTCTTCTCTGGGCCTAGCTGTCAGTGCCACGCGACCGATTTATGGCGAGGGGGGTACTTTGCTAGGAGTGACGAATGCCACGGTGTCGCTCTCAGAAATCGGCGAATTTCTCAGTCGTCTCAAAGTGGGTCGTTCTGGCCAGACCTTTATTATGGAGCATTCAGGCAACTTAATCGCTAGCTCGACTGCGGAGCTGCCTTTTGTGCCAAGTCAGTCAGCAATCCCCACGGAGCGACAACGGTTGAGTGCGATCGCTAGCAGCAATCTCGTCACCCGCGCGACTGCTCAACAGATACAGAACCACTTCGGCAGCTTCGACAACATTCAGCATCGCCAACAACTAGACTTTGCCATTGCAGGTAGACGACAGTTTGCTCAAGTCATGCCCTTTACCGACCCCTATGGATTGGATTGGGTGATTGTGGTGGTCGTGCCAGAAGCCGACTTTATGGAGCATATCGCAGCTAATAGGCGAACCACCATTTTGCTTTGTTTAGGCGCATTGCTCTTGACAATAGTTGTAGGCGTGTTGACTTCTCATTGGGTCACTCAACCGATCCTGCGCTTATGCGCTGCCTCAGAGGAAGTCGCGGCGGGTAAATTTGATCAAAGTGTGCCCTTGGGCGGCATTCATGAATTCGAAGTTTTAGCCCAAGCTCATAACCAAATGACCGCTCAACTACTAGCATCTTTTACAGAGCTGGCAGCAGCCAAAAATGAGCTAGAGTTGCGGGTTGAGCAACGAACTGTGGAACTTCAGGAACGAACCTCACAACTCCAGCGATCGCTCGAATTTGAGGCTATGCTGAAGCGAGTCACGGATAAAGTGCGGGACAGTTTTGACGAAGCCCAAATTCTAGAAACAGTGGTTCAGGAATTAAACCAAGCTCTCACGGCTGAATGCTGCAATGCAGCGATGTATGACCTAGAGCAAAACATCATCATCATTCACTACGAAGCTGCTAGACCAGGTTGGCCTTCTAGTCAAAGTACCGCTTTACCTGTAGAAACATCTGCTGATGTTCACCAAGCTCTTTTTAACGGTCAAACGGTACAGTTTTGTCGGTTGGTTCCCAAGTTTGACAGACCTCAAGCAGCTATTTTGGCTTGTCCAATTTTTGATAGTCAGGGAGTCTTAGGAGATCTATGGCTGTTTCGCCTGCCTAACTTTGTATTCGATGACCTAGAGATTCGCTTAGTCCAACAAGTTACCAACCAGTGCGCGATCGCCATTCGTCAAGCTCGACTATATCAAGCAGTCCAAGCTCAAGTGACGACTCTACAAAATCTCCATCAGCTAAAGGATGATTTTCTCAGTACTGTCTCTCACGAACTCCGCACACCTATCTCCAACATGAAGTTAGCAATTCATATGCTAAAACTGTCTCCTAGCCCAGAGCGGCAGCAACGGTATTTAGACATATTGCAATCTGAGTGTGGGCGAGAAGCTAGCCTGATCAATGATTTGTTAGATTTGCAGCGACTAGAGGCAGATCGCTATCCCCTATCTGTTGAAACCATTGATCTGCGAGACTGGGTTACTAATGTAATTGAACCCTTCTTATCACGCATCCAAGAGCGGAACCAAAAGTTCAGCGTTGACTTGCCCTCTGAACTGTTACCCATTCAATCAGATAGCAATAGTTTAGAGCGCCTTTTGAGTGAGCTTCTGAACAATGCCTGTAAGTACACTCCGCCCCACAGCGCCATCCAGCTCCGGATTGAGCAGTCTCTCAATTCATCCCACCCCAACCAAACTCTAACTCCTACGACTCGGTTTGAGGTGAGTAATCAAGTCGAAATTCCCGCTACGGCTCTTTCCCATATTTTTGAGAAGTTTTACCGAGTTCCCAATGCTGACCCCTGGAGACAAGGGGGAACAGGATTAGGACTTGCTTTGGTGCAGAAGCTAGCAGAGCAGCTAGGGGGGGAGCTTCAGGTAGAAAGTAGAGCAGGCTGGACAACTTTTTGGGTGTTGTTTCAGGATCTAGCGGAGTAA
- a CDS encoding helix-turn-helix domain-containing protein yields MAGVTSIDVKESLDDLVEQLRQAATPTAKERLQVLYWLKQEQAPSISAIAQAVGKHRNTVQTWLSMDREGGVEAMLDVKKSPGGVQVIPRWAEEALAKRLEEPNHGGFQSYGALQQWLAQTLGIEAQYHAVYQMTRYRLQAKLKVARPQNCRQDPQQREAFKQTLQTTSTC; encoded by the coding sequence ATGGCTGGCGTCACCTCAATTGACGTGAAGGAAAGTTTGGATGACCTCGTAGAACAGTTGCGCCAAGCAGCTACGCCAACCGCCAAAGAACGCTTGCAAGTGCTCTACTGGCTCAAGCAAGAGCAGGCACCGAGTATCAGCGCGATCGCCCAAGCGGTGGGGAAACATCGCAACACGGTGCAAACCTGGTTATCGATGGATCGAGAAGGGGGAGTCGAAGCGATGCTGGACGTGAAGAAATCGCCGGGAGGGGTGCAGGTGATTCCGCGATGGGCAGAAGAGGCCCTAGCCAAGCGCCTAGAAGAACCTAATCATGGAGGATTTCAAAGCTACGGAGCGCTGCAGCAGTGGTTGGCTCAGACGCTGGGGATAGAGGCTCAATATCACGCGGTCTATCAGATGACGCGCTATCGACTCCAAGCCAAACTGAAAGTGGCCCGTCCTCAAAATTGCCGACAAGACCCTCAGCAGCGAGAGGCGTTTAAGCAAACCTTACAGACGACCTCAACCTGCTGA
- a CDS encoding transposase — MRVGAKLIWLHVACSGALAHYFIHPKRGQVAMDAMGILPHFTGTSVHDGWSSYALTMDVSMACATLTPCASCCL, encoded by the coding sequence ATACGGGTTGGCGCTAAATTGATCTGGTTACATGTCGCGTGTAGCGGGGCATTGGCCCACTACTTCATCCACCCGAAACGAGGTCAGGTGGCGATGGACGCGATGGGGATTCTACCCCACTTTACAGGCACAAGCGTTCACGATGGCTGGTCAAGCTATGCGCTCACTATGGATGTCAGCATGGCTTGTGCAACGCTCACCCCCTGCGCGAGTTGCTGTTTGTGA
- a CDS encoding WG repeat-containing protein, with protein MSGAKRLGTVAIATFSLWSMSSSVAWGFTDTSAYWGRACIEQLSQRRLVNGYPNGTFRPDASVTRAEFAVFMLNAFPDLPRSRSAPTFRDVSPTYWAYRAIRDAAERQFFSGYPDGTFKPTQPIPRVQAIAVVTSALKQVAPSNPDLILQQNFTDAAQVPTYAKGAIAAATLNRLVVNYPQVKQLRPNQGATRGEVAALLCQALAPGETILGQYVAGNSSPGTQNLFAIPPATTGFRRFSQGLTVASIDGRYGYIDTTGKTAIAPRFNVALPFSDGFAAVGVIPDASGTRWGYIDRQGQWLIEPQFANAEPFSEGLAAVRVGDKFGFIDRTGKLVITPQFDSVLSFTEGLAAAQLNQQWGYINPQGQWVISPQFSGSVKAFSEGLARIERDNRFGFIDRTGAVVIPPQFVDAQSFAGGLAAVQTEAGWGYVDKSGKLVIQPQFYRAQSFAEGLAAVSIANKWGFINTQGAIAIPAQFYAPQARSETGASVEPFGGEVVLPFSGGLAMVRLGDKAGFIDKTGKFAIAAQFADADSFSEGLARVNVGGRWTAQALGPEGPYTTSFADGEWGYIRVPRR; from the coding sequence ATGTCCGGTGCCAAAAGATTGGGGACGGTGGCGATCGCTACTTTTTCCTTATGGAGTATGAGTTCGTCGGTAGCTTGGGGTTTTACTGATACCTCTGCTTATTGGGGGCGGGCTTGTATCGAGCAGTTGTCCCAGCGCCGATTGGTCAACGGGTATCCAAATGGTACCTTTCGTCCCGATGCCAGCGTTACACGAGCTGAGTTTGCGGTCTTTATGCTCAACGCCTTTCCTGATCTGCCACGATCGCGCAGTGCTCCAACGTTTCGTGATGTATCGCCTACCTATTGGGCTTACCGAGCGATTCGAGATGCTGCGGAACGCCAGTTTTTCTCTGGTTATCCTGATGGCACTTTTAAGCCAACTCAGCCGATTCCACGAGTGCAGGCGATCGCGGTAGTGACCAGTGCCCTAAAGCAGGTAGCGCCTAGTAATCCTGATTTGATTTTGCAGCAAAACTTTACTGATGCGGCTCAGGTGCCAACCTATGCCAAAGGCGCGATCGCAGCGGCTACCCTCAACCGTTTGGTAGTGAACTATCCTCAAGTTAAACAGCTACGGCCCAACCAAGGAGCCACCAGAGGCGAAGTCGCAGCCCTGCTTTGTCAGGCGCTAGCTCCAGGTGAAACGATTCTAGGGCAATATGTGGCTGGAAATTCCAGTCCTGGGACTCAAAACTTGTTTGCAATTCCGCCTGCAACCACTGGATTCCGGCGATTTTCTCAAGGATTAACCGTCGCTAGCATTGATGGACGCTATGGTTATATTGACACTACGGGCAAGACCGCGATCGCACCTCGTTTCAATGTGGCTTTGCCCTTTTCGGATGGCTTTGCAGCTGTAGGTGTGATTCCGGATGCCTCAGGGACTCGCTGGGGCTACATCGATCGGCAAGGGCAATGGCTGATAGAACCTCAGTTTGCTAATGCCGAGCCTTTCTCGGAAGGGCTAGCAGCGGTGAGAGTCGGCGATAAATTTGGTTTTATTGATCGTACTGGCAAGCTGGTGATTACGCCTCAATTTGACAGCGTGCTCTCGTTTACCGAAGGATTGGCAGCGGCGCAACTCAATCAGCAATGGGGTTACATCAATCCTCAAGGGCAGTGGGTAATTTCTCCGCAATTCTCTGGCTCAGTGAAAGCGTTTAGCGAAGGTTTAGCAAGAATTGAACGCGACAATCGTTTTGGCTTTATTGATCGGACTGGTGCGGTTGTGATTCCACCTCAATTTGTTGATGCTCAGTCTTTTGCTGGGGGACTGGCGGCTGTGCAAACAGAGGCGGGTTGGGGATATGTTGATAAAAGCGGCAAGCTCGTGATCCAGCCTCAGTTCTATCGTGCCCAGTCTTTCGCTGAAGGCTTAGCAGCTGTGTCAATCGCAAATAAATGGGGGTTCATTAACACTCAAGGGGCGATCGCCATTCCAGCTCAATTTTATGCCCCCCAAGCTCGAAGTGAGACAGGAGCCTCCGTAGAGCCTTTTGGGGGAGAGGTGGTTCTACCGTTCTCTGGTGGGCTGGCAATGGTACGGCTGGGCGACAAAGCAGGCTTTATTGATAAAACTGGAAAGTTTGCGATCGCGGCTCAGTTTGCCGATGCAGACTCTTTCTCCGAGGGGTTGGCACGGGTGAATGTGGGTGGACGCTGGACTGCTCAAGCTCTAGGTCCTGAAGGCCCGTATACAACTAGTTTTGCAGACGGCGAGTGGGGGTACATTCGTGTGCCTAGACGTTAA
- a CDS encoding MFS transporter yields the protein MEPSVAPPLSAKVPKSAIRSSLRASTWDGVFATLFSNITGGVLLSNFLVELDASTLQIGMLASIPMVANLLQPLGAYWADRTISRRWYSLCVYGISRLLWLPLAIAILAFSAHPTSNQTLILATLAVMLATHLLGAIGSASWLAWLATLVPRQLRGRYFGFRNSAFSLTSLVAIPLLGLAVSRFPGGSIQGFGVLMLVGIVAGLISLGCQSGMTDVNPQARLAALPTKSEPTVGASAAVPISDAAHISMLKHPHFLMYLLYFGLWAFGVNLCNPFFNLYLLDNLSVDVSWVTLYNGLGAGATLLMLVLWGKLADRIGNRPILVLDGILVAIIPLLWLGTGHNSLSLWLWFPLLHLLGGGAGAAIDLCINNLQLAIAPVRHHTTYFAITAAIGGVCGAMGAMVGGTLAQLAGSNGITELFVISSGLRLVALLPLFWLQEPQSRPLGHVWEQLKQQANYWFLGIKPAEL from the coding sequence ATGGAACCTTCTGTGGCTCCACCCCTGAGCGCGAAAGTTCCTAAATCTGCGATCCGCTCTAGCCTCCGCGCTTCTACCTGGGATGGTGTTTTCGCCACACTCTTCAGCAATATCACCGGAGGCGTGTTACTCAGTAATTTTCTTGTAGAGCTAGATGCCAGTACTTTGCAGATCGGTATGCTCGCCTCAATCCCAATGGTGGCCAACTTACTGCAACCTTTAGGCGCTTATTGGGCCGATCGCACCATTAGTCGTCGGTGGTATAGCCTCTGCGTCTATGGCATTTCGCGCTTGTTGTGGTTGCCATTGGCGATCGCGATTCTCGCCTTTAGTGCCCACCCCACCAGCAACCAAACCCTGATTCTTGCCACGTTGGCTGTGATGTTGGCAACCCATCTATTAGGCGCGATCGGCAGTGCTTCTTGGCTGGCTTGGTTAGCGACATTAGTACCTCGGCAGTTACGGGGGCGCTATTTTGGCTTTCGTAATAGTGCCTTTAGCTTGACGAGTTTGGTAGCAATTCCGTTGTTGGGACTGGCCGTCTCTCGATTTCCCGGCGGTAGCATTCAAGGATTTGGCGTGCTGATGTTGGTGGGCATCGTAGCAGGACTGATCAGCTTAGGTTGTCAATCTGGGATGACCGATGTCAACCCTCAAGCTCGCTTGGCTGCTCTTCCAACTAAATCAGAGCCTACGGTGGGTGCTAGTGCTGCTGTTCCTATCTCGGACGCAGCTCACATCAGCATGCTCAAGCATCCTCATTTTTTGATGTATCTGCTCTACTTTGGACTGTGGGCCTTTGGCGTCAATCTCTGCAATCCTTTCTTCAATCTTTATTTGCTCGATAACTTGTCTGTAGACGTGAGTTGGGTGACGCTCTACAACGGCCTAGGCGCAGGCGCGACATTACTGATGCTGGTGCTTTGGGGCAAATTAGCCGATCGCATTGGTAATCGCCCCATTCTGGTGCTAGATGGCATCTTGGTGGCAATTATTCCCTTACTGTGGTTAGGCACGGGGCATAACTCACTCTCCCTTTGGTTGTGGTTTCCCTTGCTGCACCTACTGGGAGGAGGAGCAGGAGCCGCGATCGATCTCTGCATTAATAATTTGCAATTAGCGATCGCCCCTGTGCGTCACCATACTACCTACTTTGCTATTACTGCCGCGATCGGTGGCGTGTGTGGAGCAATGGGAGCAATGGTGGGAGGTACGTTAGCACAACTAGCAGGCTCTAATGGCATTACAGAATTATTTGTGATCTCTAGTGGGCTGCGATTAGTAGCATTATTACCCTTGTTCTGGCTGCAAGAACCGCAAAGCCGCCCCCTCGGACATGTTTGGGAGCAACTGAAGCAACAAGCCAACTATTGGTTTCTGGGTATCAAGCCAGCAGAGCTATAA
- a CDS encoding radical SAM protein, translating to MPDRVLFTPAALEEAGGQRILERVRSLNLPIEELPRNRLTNLRGETERETYDIAKRTLAVVTAPPSQFKLSPIPPSADWQFHLAEGCPAHCQYCYLAGSLQGPPVIRAYANLPQILDNLAAYEREGQATSFEVSCYTDPLGIEHLTGSLAECIRYFGTREDGYLRWVSKFDAVESLLDLPHNGHTRCRASVNATPVSGRFEGGTASVAARLAALRQLALPREQGGGGYPIGLVIAPIMPIEDWQQHYTQLFDDISAALDFDCDLTFELISHRFTPGSKEVLQQWYPQSKLDLDESTRSVKRNKFGGIKYVYHTDTMKELRQFFEREIAQRFPQAQILYWT from the coding sequence ATACCCGATCGCGTTCTGTTCACACCAGCAGCTTTAGAGGAGGCTGGGGGACAACGAATTCTAGAGCGGGTGCGATCGCTCAACTTGCCGATTGAAGAGTTACCCCGCAATCGCTTAACCAATTTACGTGGAGAGACCGAGCGCGAAACCTACGATATTGCCAAGCGAACTTTGGCTGTGGTAACTGCGCCGCCGAGCCAATTTAAGCTCAGCCCCATTCCACCCTCCGCCGATTGGCAATTTCACTTAGCCGAGGGTTGTCCCGCTCACTGCCAGTACTGCTACTTGGCGGGCAGCCTTCAGGGGCCTCCAGTGATTCGAGCCTACGCCAACCTACCCCAGATTTTAGATAATTTGGCTGCTTACGAACGAGAAGGCCAAGCAACCAGTTTTGAGGTGAGTTGCTACACTGACCCGCTCGGCATTGAACATCTCACAGGCAGCTTAGCCGAGTGTATTCGCTACTTCGGCACTCGTGAGGACGGCTACCTACGCTGGGTTTCCAAGTTTGATGCGGTAGAGAGCTTGCTAGACTTGCCCCATAATGGCCATACGCGCTGTCGTGCTAGTGTCAATGCTACCCCTGTCTCTGGTCGCTTTGAGGGAGGTACGGCTTCAGTCGCGGCTCGACTCGCTGCCCTGCGGCAATTAGCTCTGCCACGAGAGCAAGGGGGCGGGGGTTATCCGATTGGCTTGGTCATTGCTCCCATCATGCCGATCGAAGATTGGCAGCAGCATTACACCCAGCTATTCGACGACATTAGCGCCGCTTTAGATTTTGACTGTGACCTGACGTTTGAGCTGATTTCTCACCGCTTTACTCCCGGTTCTAAAGAAGTGTTGCAGCAGTGGTATCCCCAGAGCAAGCTAGATTTAGATGAGTCTACGCGCAGCGTCAAACGCAATAAGTTTGGTGGCATTAAGTATGTCTACCACACAGATACGATGAAAGAACTCCGCCAGTTCTTCGAGCGGGAAATTGCTCAGCGCTTTCCTCAAGCCCAAATTCTCTATTGGACTTAA
- a CDS encoding IS630 family transposase, with product MRQDNRPIRYFAQDESRFGLHTLIGHLITACGVKPIGQWQWLFKAFWLYGAVEPATGEAFFLQFSPVDTECYQRFLDEFSQAYPDSLNIVQVDNRRFYKGQGLVVPENIILLFRPPYCPELNPTERLWEHLKTDLKWASFKTLAQLQTKVDQLLAELTPEVIASITGYPFILDALSALNAV from the coding sequence GTGCGCCAAGACAACCGCCCGATTCGCTACTTTGCTCAGGATGAGAGCCGCTTTGGACTGCACACGCTGATCGGACACTTGATTACAGCTTGTGGAGTCAAGCCCATTGGACAGTGGCAGTGGTTGTTCAAAGCCTTCTGGCTCTATGGAGCAGTCGAACCAGCAACGGGAGAAGCCTTTTTTCTGCAATTTTCCCCTGTCGATACCGAGTGCTATCAGCGCTTCTTGGATGAGTTCTCTCAGGCTTATCCAGATAGTCTCAATATTGTTCAGGTCGATAACAGACGGTTCTACAAGGGTCAGGGTCTAGTGGTGCCAGAGAATATCATTCTGTTGTTTCGACCGCCTTACTGTCCCGAGTTAAATCCAACGGAGCGATTGTGGGAACATCTCAAGACAGATCTCAAATGGGCCTCGTTCAAGACCTTGGCTCAACTACAAACCAAAGTCGATCAGCTGCTAGCTGAGTTAACGCCTGAAGTGATTGCTTCTATCACAGGTTATCCCTTTATCTTGGATGCTCTATCTGCCTTGAACGCTGTTTAA